CAGCAGCAGGCCTTCAGTCATCGCGCGCAGCGTCCCGGTCTTCGGGCAGTTCGGTCTGACCGGTGAGCTCGAAGTAGCGCCGCGCCAGCCGCACGCCCAGCGCCGTGGCGGCGATGGCGATCACGATTCCGGTCAGGATCAGCGCCTGCGCCACCGGGTCGGCCACGCCGCTGGGGCCGGGCGGGCGCAGCGCAAGCAGCAGCACAAAGATGCCGCTGCCCATGACGTTGAAGGCCAGCAGTTTGCGCAAAATCGAGGAAGCCAGCAGCATGCCCAGCAACCCAAACAGCACCAGCGCGCTGCCCGTGGGCAACCAGACCGAAACCCCGGCCGACCACAGGCCCGACACCCCTTCCCACCCCGTGCTCAAAGCCGCACCCCAAGCCTCAATCATGCCGCCTTGCTCCCGCCGAACAGCGCCACCAGCGTGGCGGCGATCGAGACCATGAGCGCGGCCTCGATGGTCAGCACCAGCGCCTTGGTCCAGCCGGCCGGGTAGGCCAGCGCCGCCCCGGCCAATGCCCCGGCCACCACACCGACGAGGATGAACACCGCCAAACCCAGCGCCAGCACGGGCGGCCGCGTGAAGT
This sequence is a window from Serpentinimonas maccroryi. Protein-coding genes within it:
- a CDS encoding NADH-quinone oxidoreductase subunit K — translated: MIEAWGAALSTGWEGVSGLWSAGVSVWLPTGSALVLFGLLGMLLASSILRKLLAFNVMGSGIFVLLLALRPPGPSGVADPVAQALILTGIVIAIAATALGVRLARRYFELTGQTELPEDRDAARDD